In the genome of Desulfofarcimen acetoxidans DSM 771, one region contains:
- a CDS encoding response regulator transcription factor yields MKRILIIEDDLHIAELERDYLQLNGFKADIVQDGVQGLKKALPGNYDVIIVDLMLPGKDGYEIIREIREKLDVPVVVVSAKDEDVNKIRGLEYGADDYLTKPFSPGELVARIKSHIRRYERLKGNHVPSEVIIHRGLEINTASHRVYLNGQQVQMTTREYELLLFLASNPGIVFSKEHILVSIWGDDYFGDTATVAVHIQKIRKKIEKDPSNPEFIETLWGTGYRFNK; encoded by the coding sequence ATGAAACGCATCTTGATTATTGAAGACGATCTTCATATTGCCGAACTGGAGAGGGACTATCTTCAGTTGAACGGGTTTAAGGCCGATATCGTCCAGGATGGGGTTCAGGGACTGAAAAAGGCTCTCCCGGGCAATTATGACGTCATTATTGTGGATCTGATGTTGCCCGGCAAGGACGGCTATGAAATCATCAGAGAAATAAGGGAAAAACTAGATGTTCCTGTAGTGGTGGTTTCGGCCAAAGATGAGGACGTGAACAAAATCAGGGGACTGGAGTATGGAGCCGACGATTATCTGACCAAACCCTTCAGCCCAGGCGAACTGGTGGCCAGGATCAAGTCCCATATCAGAAGATATGAGCGGCTTAAGGGCAACCATGTTCCCTCTGAAGTTATCATTCACAGGGGGTTGGAAATCAATACGGCATCTCACAGGGTGTACCTCAATGGCCAGCAAGTTCAGATGACCACCAGGGAATATGAATTGTTGTTGTTTCTTGCCTCCAACCCTGGCATTGTTTTTTCAAAAGAGCATATTCTTGTAAGCATATGGGGCGATGATTACTTTGGGGATACGGCAACCGTGGCTGTACATATCCAAAAAATAAGGAAAAAGATAGAAAAGGATCCGTCTAACCCAGAGTTTATCGAAACTCTCTGGGGGACGGGCTACCGCTTTAATAAGTAA
- a CDS encoding sensor histidine kinase has product MKKEETRNFFHEFKNRRGHGDCDDFFERLEQHRMYHREFHRMHRSLHFFRPFALLFNLLILFLLFKLEGIKAIVIFIAALLVAKEIVQVLFLLHLEKRIFRPIEALKKGVEEIARGNYGIKVECEMRNEIGILVASFNEMAHKLEESEKIKSEYEENRKALIANISHDLKTPITSIQGYIEAILDGEGIALEIKNKYLQIIHYNIIYVNKLIDDLFLFSKLDLQKLNFQFEKVQVRAFMSDLTEELGLELEERQVQFFYTDKMEQDLPILLDRKRMHQALRNIVGNALKYGPDKGLIIKAELSKQGDLVCIKLIDNGPGIPADKLPHIFDRFYRVDKERTKDLMSTGLGLAIARELLQAHGGSIAAFSEEGKGTCFTITLPLTV; this is encoded by the coding sequence GTGAAAAAAGAAGAAACAAGAAATTTCTTTCATGAATTCAAAAACCGCCGCGGACATGGAGACTGTGATGATTTTTTTGAGAGATTAGAGCAGCACAGGATGTATCACCGGGAATTTCACCGGATGCACAGATCCTTACACTTCTTTCGTCCCTTTGCGTTGCTGTTTAACCTCCTGATTTTGTTTTTGCTGTTTAAGCTGGAGGGGATAAAAGCCATTGTCATCTTTATTGCGGCGCTGCTCGTTGCTAAAGAAATCGTACAGGTGCTATTTCTCCTGCATCTGGAAAAAAGAATTTTCCGGCCCATCGAAGCGTTGAAAAAAGGTGTGGAAGAGATCGCCAGGGGCAATTATGGTATAAAAGTTGAGTGTGAGATGAGAAATGAGATCGGAATCCTGGTGGCTTCTTTTAACGAAATGGCACATAAATTGGAAGAAAGCGAAAAAATAAAGTCCGAATACGAAGAAAACCGGAAAGCCCTTATTGCTAATATATCCCATGACTTAAAGACACCCATTACCTCCATTCAGGGATATATTGAAGCTATCCTGGACGGAGAAGGCATAGCGCTGGAAATTAAAAACAAGTACCTGCAAATCATCCATTACAATATTATTTATGTTAACAAATTGATAGACGATCTTTTCCTGTTTTCAAAACTTGATCTTCAGAAGTTGAATTTTCAGTTTGAAAAGGTGCAGGTACGGGCATTTATGAGTGACCTGACGGAAGAACTCGGTCTTGAACTGGAAGAAAGACAGGTTCAGTTTTTTTACACCGATAAAATGGAGCAGGATTTGCCGATACTCTTGGATCGGAAAAGAATGCACCAGGCACTGAGAAACATCGTGGGCAACGCTTTAAAATACGGACCTGATAAGGGATTGATAATAAAAGCCGAGCTATCAAAGCAAGGTGATTTGGTTTGTATAAAACTCATAGACAACGGACCGGGAATTCCCGCAGATAAACTGCCTCATATTTTTGACAGGTTTTACCGTGTCGATAAAGAACGCACCAAGGATTTGATGAGTACCGGCCTTGGATTGGCCATCGCTAGGGAGCTGCTGCAAGCCCACGGTGGAAGTATCGCGGCTTTTAGCGAGGAAGGTAAAGGCACGTGCTTTACAATAACTCTGCCGTTAACCGTATGA
- a CDS encoding DUF362 domain-containing protein, which yields MRRHFYYRFPGCLNGFRHNATDYMAVNTRLCKACWKCVSICPRGVIGKIRFLFHRHIYILNPGNCIGCGACAKACPEGAIIVLKRPGGSAKERPV from the coding sequence ATGAGAAGGCATTTCTATTATCGTTTTCCTGGCTGTCTCAATGGTTTTAGGCATAACGCTACTGATTATATGGCGGTTAACACCCGGTTATGCAAAGCTTGCTGGAAGTGTGTTTCGATTTGTCCCAGGGGAGTTATCGGTAAGATTCGTTTCCTTTTTCATAGGCACATCTACATTTTGAACCCGGGAAATTGCATTGGTTGCGGAGCCTGTGCAAAAGCGTGCCCGGAAGGGGCTATCATAGTTTTGAAACGGCCCGGCGGTTCAGCAAAGGAAAGACCGGTCTAG
- a CDS encoding ABC transporter ATP-binding protein produces MREERREQRPLAGGSGGGFGRGPMGGQMGMPVQKARDFKGTMKRLLGYLRPRKYRLLAVFIMSILSTVFSIASPKILGKATTKLFEGIMMRHNNIAGAKIDFNYIAQILFFIIGLYIFSAFFSYLQQYIMAGVAQKTVFDIRNDVNKKLARLPLKFFDSHTHGEILSRITNDVDNIGSTLQQSLTQLINSIITIVGILIMMLTISPFMTLIALVTLPLSFIVTVMIAKRSQKYFATQQKELGILNGHVEEMYTGHQIVKAFGRERESVVRFNEINERLYNSGWKAQFVSGIIFPLMSFISNIGYVLVCVVGGILVTKKTIEIGDIQAFIQYSRQFTHPIIQTANIANIIQSTVASAERVFELMDEVEQIPDREAAKRIELPKGEVKFQNVRFGYKEDAALIENMNIDIRPGQTIAIVGPTGAGKTTLVNLLMRFYEISAGKITVDGVDIRNLKRSDLRTMFGMVLQDTWLFNGTIRDNIAYGRVGAVEEDIVRAAKAAHADHFIRTLPDGYNTILNEEASNISQGQKQLLTIARAILADPAILILDEATSNVDTRTELLIQKAMTALMKGRTSFVIAHRLSTIRDADLILVMNNGSIIETGTHNELLAQGGFYAELYLSQFTVGSLNQEAG; encoded by the coding sequence ATGAGGGAAGAACGCAGAGAGCAAAGACCACTGGCCGGAGGGTCCGGAGGAGGTTTCGGCAGAGGCCCGATGGGAGGGCAAATGGGTATGCCGGTGCAAAAAGCCAGGGACTTTAAAGGCACCATGAAAAGGCTCCTCGGCTATTTAAGACCACGTAAATACCGGTTGCTGGCCGTATTTATAATGAGTATTCTCAGTACCGTTTTCAGCATTGCAAGCCCGAAAATCCTGGGTAAAGCCACCACCAAATTGTTTGAAGGAATTATGATGAGGCATAATAATATAGCCGGGGCTAAGATCGATTTTAACTATATTGCACAGATACTGTTTTTTATAATTGGACTATATATTTTCAGTGCGTTCTTCAGTTACCTGCAGCAATATATCATGGCGGGTGTGGCACAAAAAACGGTTTTTGATATTCGTAATGATGTCAATAAAAAACTGGCCCGCCTCCCGCTTAAATTTTTCGATTCACATACCCATGGTGAAATTTTAAGCCGCATAACGAATGATGTTGATAACATCGGTTCAACCTTGCAGCAAAGTTTGACCCAGTTAATTAACTCGATTATTACTATCGTCGGTATTCTCATAATGATGTTGACCATCAGCCCGTTCATGACTTTAATTGCGCTTGTGACCCTGCCGCTTTCGTTTATAGTGACGGTGATGATCGCCAAGCGTTCCCAGAAATACTTTGCCACACAACAGAAGGAACTTGGAATACTCAACGGGCATGTTGAAGAGATGTACACCGGCCACCAAATTGTAAAGGCTTTCGGACGGGAGCGTGAATCTGTTGTCAGATTCAATGAGATTAACGAAAGACTATATAATTCGGGCTGGAAAGCTCAGTTCGTTTCCGGCATAATTTTTCCGCTCATGAGCTTTATCAGCAACATCGGTTATGTGTTGGTCTGTGTTGTCGGGGGTATTCTGGTTACAAAAAAAACAATTGAAATCGGTGATATACAGGCTTTTATCCAATACTCCAGGCAGTTTACCCATCCCATCATCCAGACAGCTAATATAGCTAATATCATCCAGTCTACGGTAGCTTCCGCCGAGCGGGTGTTTGAGCTTATGGACGAGGTTGAACAAATTCCGGACAGGGAAGCTGCGAAGAGAATTGAGTTGCCGAAAGGCGAGGTCAAGTTCCAAAATGTCCGGTTTGGCTACAAGGAAGATGCCGCTCTGATCGAAAATATGAATATCGATATCAGGCCGGGCCAGACCATTGCTATTGTAGGCCCGACCGGAGCCGGCAAAACCACCCTTGTTAACCTCTTGATGCGCTTTTATGAAATTAGTGCAGGAAAAATCACAGTAGATGGTGTCGATATCAGGAATTTAAAACGCAGTGACCTGCGCACGATGTTTGGCATGGTGCTGCAGGACACCTGGCTTTTTAACGGCACAATCAGAGATAATATTGCCTATGGCCGTGTCGGTGCTGTCGAAGAGGATATTGTGCGGGCAGCCAAAGCGGCACATGCCGACCACTTTATCCGGACCCTGCCCGATGGTTATAATACCATTCTCAATGAGGAAGCCTCGAATATTTCCCAGGGACAAAAACAGTTGCTGACAATTGCCCGGGCAATACTCGCCGATCCGGCCATTCTGATTCTTGATGAAGCTACCAGCAATGTTGATACCAGAACCGAATTGCTAATCCAAAAGGCGATGACAGCACTAATGAAGGGAAGAACGAGTTTTGTTATTGCCCATCGCTTGTCCACTATTCGGGATGCTGATTTAATCCTGGTAATGAATAACGGCAGCATTATTGAAACAGGCACTCATAATGAACTTCTTGCACAGGGCGGCTTCTATGCAGAACTTTACCTGAGCCAGTTTACAGTAGGAAGTCTTAATCAAGAAGCGGGATAG
- a CDS encoding ABC transporter ATP-binding protein produces MIKLVRFLKPFTWSVAAVLLLLLFQSLTDLYLPTLMSGIVDTGIVKGDTHYIVNVGGKMLFFAAVSALCMITASYLSAKIATGLGRNLRGMVFSRVESYSLNEFDRMGTASLITRTTNDINQIQQLLIIMMRMMISAPMMCIGGIIMAVSKDAVLSLVFVVVLPVIAGTILIIFRKAVPLFKAMQVNLDQLNRVLREGLTGIRVIRAFNRLEHENARFLKANSDLTDTAIRVNIIMAGLMPVMMLVMNLSSIAIVWFGGIRVDKGDMQVGDMMAFLQYAMQIMFSLIMISFMFIMIPRAEASAVRINEVLDLIPEIKDAERVKKAGDKKGFVEFKDVTFSYPGAEEPAISDISFTAGPGEVTAIIGGTGSGKSTLINLIPRFYDIDKGSILIDGVDVREMSQESLRSKIGLVPQKAVFFTGSIAANIRYGREAATDEEVRRAAEIAQATEFITGMKDGFDSVIAQGGTNVSGGQKQRLSIARALVRRPEIYVIDDALSALDFKTDASLRAALRKETACATVLIVAQRVSTVMDADRIIVMDKGKIAGIGRHRELLNTCDVYREIVVSQLSEEEIA; encoded by the coding sequence ATGATTAAGTTAGTCAGGTTTTTAAAGCCCTTCACATGGTCTGTTGCTGCTGTTTTGCTGCTCTTGCTTTTTCAATCACTTACCGATTTGTATTTGCCGACTTTGATGTCCGGTATTGTGGATACAGGCATCGTCAAAGGCGATACACATTACATTGTAAACGTTGGCGGAAAAATGCTGTTTTTTGCGGCAGTCAGTGCTTTGTGTATGATTACAGCGAGCTATTTATCCGCCAAAATAGCAACAGGATTAGGTCGGAATCTGCGCGGCATGGTTTTTTCTCGGGTAGAGAGTTATTCACTCAACGAGTTTGACCGGATGGGCACAGCCTCACTGATTACCAGAACTACTAACGACATTAACCAGATTCAGCAATTGCTGATTATTATGATGCGTATGATGATCAGTGCACCCATGATGTGCATCGGTGGCATTATTATGGCGGTGTCCAAAGATGCTGTCTTATCGCTGGTCTTTGTTGTTGTACTGCCGGTTATTGCCGGTACAATCCTGATTATTTTTCGTAAAGCCGTACCGCTTTTTAAGGCCATGCAGGTCAATCTTGATCAATTAAACCGGGTTTTGCGCGAGGGACTTACCGGCATTAGAGTTATTCGTGCCTTTAATCGTCTCGAACATGAGAACGCACGTTTTTTAAAAGCCAACAGCGATCTGACCGACACAGCCATTAGAGTCAATATAATTATGGCCGGTTTAATGCCCGTGATGATGCTGGTGATGAACCTTTCCAGTATTGCCATTGTCTGGTTTGGCGGTATTCGGGTTGATAAAGGCGACATGCAGGTCGGAGATATGATGGCTTTTCTTCAATACGCCATGCAAATCATGTTCTCACTTATTATGATTTCTTTCATGTTTATTATGATTCCCCGGGCGGAAGCTTCCGCCGTAAGAATTAACGAAGTGCTTGATCTCATTCCGGAAATCAAGGACGCTGAAAGAGTGAAAAAGGCAGGCGACAAAAAGGGTTTTGTGGAGTTTAAGGATGTTACCTTCAGCTATCCCGGGGCTGAGGAACCTGCTATCAGTGATATTTCCTTCACGGCCGGGCCCGGCGAGGTTACGGCTATTATTGGTGGTACCGGTTCAGGAAAATCGACTTTGATAAATCTGATACCCCGCTTTTACGATATTGATAAGGGCAGTATTTTAATAGACGGTGTTGATGTGCGGGAGATGTCACAGGAAAGTTTGAGATCTAAGATAGGGCTGGTACCGCAAAAAGCAGTGTTTTTTACCGGCAGCATTGCTGCAAATATCCGTTATGGCAGAGAAGCTGCTACGGATGAAGAGGTCAGGCGTGCTGCCGAAATCGCCCAGGCCACAGAATTTATCACCGGTATGAAGGATGGCTTTGATTCCGTTATCGCACAAGGTGGAACCAATGTTTCAGGAGGACAAAAGCAACGTCTTTCCATCGCCAGGGCCTTGGTGCGAAGGCCTGAAATCTATGTCATTGATGATGCCCTTTCCGCCCTTGATTTTAAAACCGATGCCAGCCTGCGTGCAGCTCTCAGAAAGGAAACGGCCTGTGCCACTGTGCTGATCGTAGCACAGAGAGTCAGTACGGTAATGGATGCCGACCGGATTATCGTTATGGATAAAGGTAAAATTGCCGGAATCGGCAGGCACAGGGAACTCTTGAATACATGTGATGTATATCGTGAGATTGTAGTTTCACAGCTGTCCGAGGAGGAAATAGCATGA
- a CDS encoding MarR family winged helix-turn-helix transcriptional regulator: MLNEDQANQKLVEHLLFLFRQLHRGAESHAIKGGFTVPQRIVMGHLVQYGDLSVKELSQKVGLSHSTISGIVDRLERKGLVMRSQNLQDRRITKVTTTDLGKKHIKMMPHQMFSGVVDIFDRAMVAEKIKILEGLAALRQLLDKEEEKQL, from the coding sequence ATGTTAAATGAAGATCAGGCGAATCAGAAATTGGTTGAGCATTTGCTTTTTCTGTTCAGGCAATTGCACCGGGGGGCTGAGTCACATGCAATAAAAGGCGGATTTACAGTTCCTCAAAGAATTGTTATGGGACATTTAGTTCAATACGGTGATCTGAGTGTTAAAGAATTGAGTCAAAAAGTCGGACTTTCCCATAGCACTATATCGGGAATCGTGGATAGATTGGAACGCAAAGGACTGGTCATGCGATCCCAGAACCTGCAAGATCGCCGAATTACCAAAGTAACAACAACCGATTTGGGCAAAAAACACATTAAAATGATGCCACACCAGATGTTTTCAGGCGTTGTAGATATATTTGACCGGGCAATGGTTGCGGAAAAAATAAAAATTTTGGAAGGATTAGCAGCTTTGCGGCAACTGTTGGACAAAGAGGAAGAAAAACAATTGTAA
- a CDS encoding chromate transporter, with translation MTHRETVVADKLDDKKKGIRGLIITTLATLPLCVLFWQLFLAFGRANFFGFGGGPAVIPLIQREVVNNYKWLSTEEFTDVLAMGNALPGPIATKMAAYVGYKISGLWGAAAALAGTVIPTAVAMLGLAGIYLKYKDTPQITGMLKGVRPVVVVLLLQTAWDMGLKSFPLPVTWIIALIALVLIFQFKMHPIILIIASMFFGYIFLSK, from the coding sequence ATGACACACCGGGAAACTGTTGTAGCTGATAAGCTTGACGACAAGAAAAAAGGGATTCGTGGTTTGATTATTACCACTCTGGCAACTCTGCCTCTGTGCGTTCTCTTCTGGCAGTTGTTTCTGGCTTTTGGGCGGGCTAATTTTTTTGGTTTTGGGGGCGGGCCTGCTGTAATTCCTCTCATTCAGCGGGAAGTGGTGAACAATTATAAGTGGCTTAGCACTGAAGAGTTCACAGATGTGCTGGCTATGGGCAATGCCCTGCCCGGACCTATTGCTACGAAAATGGCTGCTTATGTCGGCTACAAGATATCAGGTTTATGGGGTGCAGCCGCTGCTCTGGCGGGTACGGTTATACCTACGGCAGTTGCTATGCTGGGCCTGGCAGGAATCTATCTCAAATATAAGGACACACCTCAGATTACGGGTATGCTTAAAGGAGTTCGCCCGGTCGTGGTAGTGCTTCTTCTGCAAACTGCTTGGGACATGGGACTAAAATCTTTTCCTCTTCCGGTTACCTGGATTATTGCCCTGATAGCCCTGGTCCTGATTTTCCAGTTTAAGATGCATCCGATTATTTTAATCATAGCCTCTATGTTTTTCGGTTATATATTTCTCAGCAAGTAG
- a CDS encoding GntR family transcriptional regulator produces the protein MSEIIDLKPVEIETSFQVRDKVYNRLREAILAGGLKPGERLVERKLADQLNVSRTPVREAVRMLELEGLVSHLPRVGAVVAQVNDLEVLEIYRIRAVLEGLAARMAAERINPEQLRELVELLNDIEKFAREVDLKRLESVHLEFNDLIYKSADSPRLYSMIMTLTDHISRCVRVGYCYPGRVAAATLEHRQLVEAIKLRDGDLAERIAREHIDNSRQAYFSEMAQKRQTEV, from the coding sequence ATGAGCGAAATAATTGATCTTAAACCGGTAGAGATTGAAACTTCCTTTCAGGTGCGCGATAAGGTTTATAATCGCCTGCGGGAGGCTATTCTCGCGGGTGGCTTGAAACCGGGCGAGCGCCTGGTAGAGCGCAAGCTGGCGGATCAATTAAACGTAAGCCGAACTCCGGTGAGAGAAGCCGTTCGCATGCTGGAATTGGAGGGTTTGGTATCCCATCTGCCGCGGGTAGGGGCTGTGGTGGCACAGGTCAATGACCTGGAGGTGCTGGAGATATACCGCATACGTGCGGTGCTGGAGGGACTGGCCGCACGTATGGCGGCTGAGAGAATTAACCCGGAGCAATTGCGGGAATTGGTTGAACTTCTGAATGATATAGAGAAGTTTGCCCGTGAGGTTGACCTGAAAAGGTTGGAAAGTGTACATCTGGAGTTTAATGATCTCATCTATAAATCAGCCGACAGCCCGCGTTTGTACAGTATGATTATGACTCTGACAGACCATATCAGCCGCTGTGTCAGAGTAGGTTATTGTTATCCGGGACGTGTGGCCGCGGCTACTTTGGAGCATCGTCAACTGGTTGAGGCCATTAAGCTGCGGGATGGCGACCTGGCTGAGCGTATTGCCAGAGAGCATATTGATAATTCAAGGCAGGCTTATTTTAGTGAAATGGCTCAAAAGAGACAAACTGAAGTGTAA
- a CDS encoding sugar kinase: MTTSLPEKKTIEIGIIGGPFDRITTVLEEFEPGQKDFIVHPESFGVTPRTVSQISEREVEVTVPARMHSTVLDMNRFNTGRAGGGGIGWAVGVYFQARVRATANPDIVVKGQRPLIVSHFAHVFKEILKFPGGFEIELYDHGRRHVGMGSSTGTMTAACVGINEVLGRPFTNRELRRILGFNACEESGLHYLIRGFETGIGAMAGINGGMVLSTDDMELVYRIPVPETKALIFIPDVPSLEDEYSGKETAAESEVELLMRRARYLDTLQCGTKSQIVLLDLLPSMVRGDLRGIGNSLFDLAFLGSKRAECEQHGVFGAPIYHFLGTLRGIGAEVVGMSSVGPTVYAMTKDQDVMDRMLKYLKDHDVPESRIIETFIDNTGARVKENGVERNYQHEGWLTC; the protein is encoded by the coding sequence ATGACAACTAGCTTACCTGAAAAGAAAACTATTGAGATAGGCATCATCGGAGGCCCGTTTGACCGCATCACCACTGTTTTGGAAGAGTTTGAACCCGGACAGAAAGATTTTATAGTGCACCCGGAGAGTTTCGGAGTAACACCCCGTACCGTCAGCCAGATCAGCGAGCGCGAAGTAGAGGTTACTGTCCCCGCCCGCATGCACTCAACCGTACTGGACATGAACAGGTTTAATACCGGTCGGGCAGGCGGCGGCGGCATCGGCTGGGCTGTCGGTGTATATTTTCAGGCCAGAGTACGGGCCACTGCCAACCCGGATATAGTAGTCAAAGGGCAGCGCCCTTTGATTGTCAGCCATTTTGCCCATGTTTTTAAAGAAATATTAAAATTTCCCGGAGGCTTTGAAATTGAGCTCTATGACCACGGGCGCCGCCATGTAGGAATGGGTTCTTCCACAGGCACCATGACTGCTGCCTGTGTAGGAATCAATGAAGTTTTAGGGCGTCCCTTCACCAACCGCGAACTAAGACGCATACTGGGCTTCAACGCCTGCGAAGAATCCGGCCTTCATTACCTGATCAGAGGCTTTGAAACAGGCATCGGTGCAATGGCCGGTATTAACGGGGGCATGGTGCTCAGCACAGACGATATGGAACTGGTTTACAGAATCCCCGTACCTGAAACCAAAGCACTTATTTTTATTCCTGATGTACCTTCCCTGGAAGACGAGTATTCAGGCAAAGAAACTGCTGCGGAATCGGAAGTTGAGCTTTTGATGAGACGGGCGCGTTACCTGGACACTTTACAGTGCGGCACCAAATCTCAGATTGTCCTGCTAGACCTGCTGCCCTCCATGGTCAGGGGGGATTTAAGAGGTATAGGCAACTCCCTGTTCGATCTGGCTTTTCTCGGTTCCAAGAGGGCTGAGTGTGAGCAGCACGGCGTGTTCGGGGCTCCTATTTACCATTTTCTCGGTACCTTGCGGGGCATCGGGGCGGAAGTTGTTGGCATGAGCTCTGTGGGACCGACTGTCTACGCTATGACCAAGGATCAGGATGTTATGGACAGAATGCTAAAATACTTAAAAGATCATGACGTACCGGAAAGCCGCATTATTGAAACCTTTATTGATAACACAGGGGCTCGAGTCAAAGAAAACGGTGTGGAAAGGAACTACCAGCATGAAGGATGGCTTACTTGTTAA
- a CDS encoding phosphoribosylanthranilate isomerase, whose protein sequence is MKDGLLVKLCGMTNIEDIQLAARYGADYAGVVTEVDFSPRSLTIEQAETVFQLSPLPTVALVYNIAWDRLVYLVQKLQPHALQFLGPENPQLLSRCRDKFHQTELWQSIHLPAAEVNTSNTNISKTANIEAVQTPEQLNADRLTSNNISNNAGNSCYNGELLSPEEAYILKQVKQNMLECYQAGANVFLLDAATKINGKTRFGGTGKTVNWKLARKLIDASPLPVFLAGGINPANIAEAINKVHPSGIDLCSGVEALPGKKDPGKIKALMEGVKKAVI, encoded by the coding sequence ATGAAGGATGGCTTACTTGTTAAACTCTGCGGCATGACAAATATAGAAGATATCCAATTGGCTGCTCGGTACGGTGCTGATTATGCCGGTGTTGTAACTGAAGTGGATTTCTCTCCCAGATCATTGACTATTGAACAGGCGGAGACAGTTTTTCAATTGTCTCCGCTGCCAACAGTCGCACTGGTTTACAACATAGCCTGGGATAGACTTGTTTACCTGGTTCAAAAACTGCAGCCTCACGCACTGCAGTTTCTGGGACCGGAAAACCCGCAGCTCCTGAGCAGATGCCGGGATAAATTTCATCAAACGGAACTCTGGCAATCAATCCACTTGCCGGCGGCAGAAGTCAACACCTCCAATACAAATATTAGCAAAACTGCAAATATTGAAGCAGTACAAACACCGGAGCAACTTAACGCAGACCGGTTAACAAGCAATAATATTTCTAATAACGCAGGTAATTCATGCTATAACGGTGAATTATTATCCCCAGAGGAAGCTTACATACTTAAGCAAGTAAAGCAAAACATGCTGGAATGTTATCAGGCCGGAGCGAATGTTTTTCTGCTTGATGCGGCAACTAAAATTAACGGAAAAACCCGTTTCGGAGGTACAGGGAAAACGGTCAACTGGAAACTGGCCAGAAAGTTAATTGATGCATCACCTCTGCCGGTTTTTCTGGCCGGAGGCATAAACCCGGCCAACATTGCTGAGGCCATAAACAAAGTACACCCGTCAGGTATAGATTTATGCAGCGGTGTAGAAGCACTGCCCGGTAAAAAAGACCCGGGGAAAATTAAAGCCTTGATGGAAGGCGTAAAGAAAGCAGTGATTTAA
- a CDS encoding zinc-dependent dehydrogenase: protein MMKAAVVYGKDDIRIEMTPKPSAGEGDLVVKVRSCGICATDVKILLGNGLPKDLPTILGHEVAGEIAEIGQGVDGFTAGQRVAVYPIAVCGECEFCRRDNHNLCLKEFGLSHGIDGGFAEYVRIPYQIVKAGGVVIIPDHLSFEEAAMAEPLSCCLAAARSGPVGPGCTVAIIGAGPMGLLHLKVAKQAGAKVIVADLLEQRLNQAKEMGADFTINTSHEDFVQSARQLTGGLGADMVIASLGIPQIMQDYLPAVKNGGTFNIFGGPPAGQSMTVDPRWLHYGEIKITGTFASTPQDFQRAVELIASGEIAVKDMISHRFSLDNLLEAVEKVKNREMIRGVLSI from the coding sequence ATGATGAAAGCAGCCGTGGTATATGGAAAAGATGATATCCGCATTGAGATGACTCCAAAACCGAGCGCCGGAGAAGGCGATTTGGTAGTCAAGGTACGTTCCTGCGGCATCTGCGCCACTGATGTTAAAATTTTGCTGGGCAACGGGCTGCCCAAAGACCTGCCCACCATATTAGGTCACGAAGTAGCCGGTGAGATTGCCGAAATAGGTCAGGGTGTGGATGGTTTTACAGCAGGGCAAAGAGTCGCTGTCTACCCTATAGCAGTATGCGGCGAATGTGAATTTTGCCGGCGCGACAACCATAATCTCTGCCTGAAGGAGTTCGGCTTATCCCACGGCATTGACGGGGGTTTTGCCGAGTATGTGAGAATACCTTACCAGATTGTCAAAGCAGGTGGTGTGGTAATTATTCCTGATCATCTCTCCTTTGAAGAAGCAGCTATGGCTGAGCCTCTCTCCTGCTGCCTGGCCGCAGCTCGCAGCGGGCCGGTTGGTCCAGGCTGCACCGTAGCCATTATTGGAGCCGGGCCGATGGGACTGCTTCATCTCAAAGTAGCCAAACAGGCCGGTGCTAAAGTTATTGTCGCTGATTTACTGGAACAGAGACTTAACCAGGCAAAAGAAATGGGAGCTGATTTTACAATTAACACCAGTCATGAGGATTTCGTACAGTCAGCCAGGCAGCTTACCGGCGGACTTGGCGCGGATATGGTTATAGCCTCGCTGGGAATCCCTCAAATCATGCAGGATTATTTGCCGGCAGTTAAAAACGGCGGGACTTTCAATATTTTCGGCGGACCACCGGCGGGACAAAGTATGACTGTGGACCCCAGGTGGCTGCATTACGGCGAAATAAAAATTACCGGCACCTTTGCTTCAACACCGCAGGATTTTCAGCGGGCAGTAGAGCTGATTGCTTCAGGTGAAATTGCAGTCAAAGATATGATCTCGCACCGTTTCAGCCTGGATAATTTATTAGAGGCTGTGGAAAAGGTAAAAAACCGTGAAATGATTCGCGGAGTTTTGAGTATATAA